The following proteins are co-located in the Cupriavidus pauculus genome:
- a CDS encoding tripartite tricarboxylate transporter substrate binding protein — translation MQDRQHRRHRRLAISALALAAALPFAPAQAQQNYPDKPIRLVVPFPAGGPTDTAARIIGQKIGETLKQTVVVDNRPGASGTIGTETVAKSAPDGYTLVMLATPTLLAPHLLPRKSYDIFKDFTPVGNAYELPIVMVVNPTALPDVTDLPSYIAKAKAAPGKMNYTSAGNGSFGHLSTELLKNLGHFDVQHVPYKGSAPAISDLLAGQVPMMFSDMIAALPHIKAGKLRPIAVGSARRVSFAPDVKTVAEQGFPGFDASSWGGLLVPAGTPKDVVARLSDALKGALADPTVQQKMLGAGTVASYQTPEQLAARMQNDYARWGKVIKDNGIKSD, via the coding sequence GTGCAAGACCGTCAACACCGCAGACATCGTCGTCTGGCCATTTCCGCGCTGGCACTGGCCGCCGCGCTGCCGTTCGCGCCGGCGCAGGCCCAGCAGAACTACCCGGACAAGCCGATCCGCCTCGTGGTGCCGTTCCCGGCCGGCGGCCCGACCGACACCGCCGCGCGCATCATCGGCCAGAAGATTGGCGAAACGCTCAAGCAGACCGTGGTCGTCGACAACCGCCCGGGCGCGTCGGGCACCATCGGCACCGAGACCGTGGCCAAGTCCGCGCCGGACGGCTACACGCTGGTGATGCTGGCCACCCCCACGCTGCTGGCGCCGCACCTGCTGCCGCGCAAGAGCTACGACATCTTCAAGGACTTCACGCCGGTCGGTAACGCCTACGAGCTGCCGATCGTGATGGTGGTGAACCCGACCGCGCTGCCGGACGTGACCGACCTGCCGTCGTACATCGCCAAGGCCAAGGCCGCGCCGGGCAAGATGAACTACACCAGCGCCGGCAACGGCAGCTTTGGCCACCTGTCGACCGAGCTGCTGAAGAACCTGGGCCATTTCGACGTCCAGCATGTGCCGTACAAGGGCAGCGCGCCAGCCATTTCCGACCTGCTGGCCGGACAGGTGCCGATGATGTTCTCGGACATGATCGCCGCGCTGCCGCATATCAAGGCCGGCAAGCTGCGCCCGATCGCGGTGGGGTCGGCCAGGCGCGTGTCGTTCGCGCCGGACGTGAAGACCGTGGCCGAGCAGGGCTTTCCGGGCTTCGACGCGTCGTCGTGGGGCGGCCTGCTGGTGCCGGCCGGCACGCCGAAGGACGTGGTGGCCAGGCTGTCCGACGCGCTCAAGGGCGCGCTGGCCGATCCGACCGTCCAGCAGAAGATGCTGGGCGCCGGCACCGTGGCGTCGTACCAGACGCCCGAGCAGCTTGCCGCCCGGATGCAGAACGACTACGCCCGGTGGGGCAAGGTCATCAAGGACAACGGGATCAAGAGCGACTGA
- a CDS encoding alkaline phosphatase D family protein, with protein MTDRLPTEPTDAARRGFLRTSSRFLGLAAGVATGLAAPAVVAAGRPGAPDGIQLGDPSDDGLVVWARADAPARMVVEYATRPDFRDATRISGPLATSETDFTARTQLTGLVPGQSYHVRVAFEQPGQRRGQGAWMAGSFRTRAMTADRPVRFVWSGDTAGQGWGINRDLGGMRIYEAMRQRDPDFFIHSGDTIYADSPIAAEQKAEDGRIWRNVVTEEVSKVAETLKEFRGRHRYNMLDANVRRFASQVPQIWQWDDHEVTNNWSDAKDLSADARYTEKDVRLLVARGSRAFLENAPMRWHRQGLAERVHRKIAYGPLLDVFVLDMRSYRGPNGYNRETAEGPGTAFLGNAQLDWLMAELTASQATWKVIAADMPIGLNVPDGKDAQGRAKWEAIANGDGPALGRELETARLLSRIRRAGLRNVVWITADVHYCAAHHYAPERAQYQDFDPFWEFVAGPLNAGSFGPNPLDNTFGPRVVFQKAPTVQNMSPFAGFQFFGEVNIDPASRALTVDLRDLNGVSQFQQVLQAQA; from the coding sequence ATGACCGACCGCCTGCCCACCGAACCGACCGACGCCGCCCGCCGCGGCTTCCTGCGCACTTCCAGCCGCTTCCTGGGGCTGGCCGCAGGCGTTGCCACCGGCCTGGCGGCGCCGGCCGTGGTCGCCGCGGGCCGGCCCGGCGCGCCCGACGGCATCCAGCTTGGCGATCCGTCCGACGACGGCCTCGTGGTCTGGGCCCGCGCCGACGCCCCCGCGCGGATGGTCGTCGAATACGCCACCCGCCCCGACTTTCGGGACGCCACGCGCATCTCCGGCCCGCTGGCCACCAGCGAGACCGATTTCACGGCCCGCACCCAGCTGACCGGCCTGGTGCCCGGCCAGTCGTACCACGTGCGCGTGGCCTTCGAGCAGCCGGGCCAGCGTCGCGGCCAGGGCGCGTGGATGGCGGGCAGCTTCCGCACCCGCGCGATGACGGCCGACCGTCCGGTGCGCTTCGTCTGGTCCGGCGACACGGCCGGCCAGGGCTGGGGCATCAACCGGGACCTGGGCGGCATGCGCATCTACGAGGCCATGCGCCAGCGCGACCCCGACTTCTTCATCCACAGCGGCGACACGATCTACGCCGACAGCCCGATCGCGGCCGAGCAGAAGGCCGAGGACGGCCGCATCTGGCGCAACGTGGTCACCGAGGAAGTGAGCAAGGTGGCCGAGACGCTCAAGGAATTCCGCGGCCGCCACCGCTACAACATGCTCGACGCCAACGTGCGCCGCTTTGCCAGCCAGGTGCCGCAGATCTGGCAGTGGGACGACCACGAGGTGACCAACAACTGGTCCGATGCCAAGGACCTGTCGGCCGACGCGCGCTATACCGAAAAGGACGTGCGCCTGCTGGTGGCGCGCGGCAGCCGCGCCTTCCTGGAAAACGCGCCGATGCGCTGGCACCGCCAGGGGCTGGCCGAGCGCGTGCATCGCAAGATCGCCTACGGCCCGCTGCTCGACGTGTTCGTGCTGGACATGCGCAGCTATCGCGGCCCCAACGGCTACAACCGCGAGACGGCCGAAGGCCCGGGCACCGCGTTCCTGGGCAACGCGCAACTGGACTGGCTGATGGCGGAGCTGACGGCCTCGCAGGCCACGTGGAAGGTGATTGCCGCCGACATGCCGATCGGCCTCAACGTGCCCGACGGCAAGGACGCGCAGGGCCGCGCGAAGTGGGAAGCCATCGCCAACGGCGACGGCCCGGCGCTGGGCCGCGAGCTGGAAACCGCGCGGCTGCTGTCGCGCATCCGCCGGGCCGGGCTGCGCAACGTGGTCTGGATCACCGCCGACGTGCACTACTGCGCGGCGCACCACTACGCGCCCGAGCGCGCCCAGTACCAGGATTTCGACCCGTTCTGGGAATTCGTGGCCGGGCCGCTCAACGCGGGCAGCTTCGGCCCGAATCCGCTGGACAACACGTTCGGGCCGCGCGTGGTCTTCCAGAAGGCGCCCACCGTCCAGAACATGTCGCCATTCGCCGGATTCCAGTTCTTTGGCGAGGTCAACATCGATCCCGCGTCGCGCGCGCTGACCGTGGACCTTCGTGACTTGAACGGCGTGTCGCAGTTCCAGCAGGTGTTGCAGGCGCAAGCCTGA
- a CDS encoding DEAD/DEAH box helicase, with protein MTMTNTPDQTPAAEQTFESFGLDARILRALSDQGYTKPTPIQAQAIPVVLLGKDVMGAAQTGTGKTAGFALPIIQRLLPMSNASASPARHPVRALMLTPTRELADQVYDNVARYAQHTDLRSTVVFGGVDMNPQTDALRRGVEILVATPGRLLDHVQQKSVNLSQVQMLVLDEADRMLDMGFLPDLQRIINLLPAQRQTLLFSATFSPEIKKLASSYLKQPVTIEVARSNSTNENVRQVVFQVPDGHKQAAVVHLLKQRASQQQSKQCIVFVNSKIGCSRLARHLEREGINAAAIHGDKTQTERMQTLDGFKNGSIDALVATDVAARGLDIPAMPCVINFDLPFSAEDYVHRIGRTGRAGASGDALSIYVPGNDDRLLADIEKLIKRSVPRGTLEGFDPTGERARQDESDRRRQRTDVRRTRDGGGSSSEGEADAAAPRRRRTEPNGRPAFRPSDDPFFSRPYEPSGNYTPAPKPEDQIAAALTRGRQSPKRPVAALLGGAPRKS; from the coding sequence ATGACGATGACGAACACCCCAGACCAGACCCCGGCCGCAGAGCAGACGTTCGAAAGCTTCGGGCTGGACGCACGCATCCTGCGCGCATTGTCCGACCAGGGCTACACCAAGCCCACGCCGATCCAGGCGCAGGCCATCCCCGTGGTGCTGCTGGGCAAGGACGTCATGGGCGCCGCACAGACCGGCACCGGCAAGACCGCCGGCTTTGCGCTGCCGATCATCCAGCGCCTGCTGCCGATGTCCAACGCCAGCGCCTCGCCCGCGCGCCACCCGGTGCGCGCGCTGATGCTGACGCCCACGCGCGAACTGGCCGACCAGGTCTACGACAACGTGGCCCGCTACGCGCAGCACACCGACCTGCGCAGCACCGTGGTGTTCGGCGGCGTCGACATGAACCCGCAGACCGACGCGCTGCGCCGTGGCGTGGAAATCCTGGTGGCCACGCCGGGCCGGCTGCTGGACCACGTGCAGCAGAAATCGGTGAACCTGTCGCAGGTGCAGATGCTGGTGCTGGACGAGGCCGACCGCATGCTCGACATGGGCTTCCTGCCAGACCTGCAGCGCATCATCAACCTGCTGCCGGCGCAGCGCCAGACGCTGCTGTTCTCGGCCACGTTCTCGCCCGAGATCAAGAAGCTGGCGTCCAGCTACCTGAAGCAGCCGGTGACGATCGAAGTGGCGCGCAGCAACTCGACCAACGAGAACGTGCGCCAGGTGGTCTTCCAGGTGCCGGACGGCCACAAGCAGGCCGCCGTGGTGCACCTGCTCAAGCAGCGCGCGTCGCAGCAGCAGTCCAAGCAGTGCATCGTGTTCGTCAACAGCAAGATCGGCTGCTCGCGCCTGGCGCGCCACCTGGAGCGCGAAGGCATCAACGCCGCCGCGATCCATGGCGACAAGACCCAGACCGAGCGCATGCAGACGCTGGACGGCTTCAAGAATGGCTCGATCGACGCGCTGGTGGCCACCGACGTGGCCGCGCGCGGGCTGGACATCCCGGCCATGCCCTGCGTGATCAACTTCGACCTGCCGTTCAGCGCCGAAGACTACGTGCACCGGATTGGCCGGACCGGCCGTGCCGGCGCCAGCGGCGATGCGCTGTCGATCTACGTGCCGGGCAACGATGACCGCCTGCTGGCCGATATCGAGAAGCTGATCAAGCGCAGCGTGCCGCGCGGCACGCTCGAAGGCTTCGACCCGACCGGCGAGCGCGCGCGCCAGGACGAATCGGACCGCCGCCGCCAGCGCACGGACGTGCGCCGGACCCGCGATGGCGGAGGCAGCAGCAGCGAAGGCGAGGCCGATGCCGCCGCGCCGCGCCGTCGTCGCACCGAGCCGAACGGCCGCCCGGCCTTCCGCCCGTCGGACGATCCGTTCTTCTCGCGTCCGTACGAGCCGTCGGGCAACTACACGCCGGCACCGAAGCCCGAAGACCAGATCGCCGCCGCGCTCACGCGGGGCCGCCAGTCGCCCAAGCGCCCCGTGGCCGCGCTGCTGGGCGGCGCGCCGCGCAAGTCGTAA
- the gluQRS gene encoding tRNA glutamyl-Q(34) synthetase GluQRS, protein MPQRYRGRFAPSPTGPLHLGSLVTALASWLDARAHGGDWLVRIEDIDYPRCVKDADTGILRTLHALALHPDEPPVWQSRRESLYADALRRLDAAGQLYPCGCSRKEIADSLVHVRQRHQTLGYPGTCRNGLHGKLPRAWRVRVPDGPAAILCFDDRWQGRQCQDLETELGDFVLRRADGLWAYQLAVVVDDAAQGITHIVRGADLLDSTPRQIHLQHLLGMPTPSYLHVPVVVNADGEKLSKQSGAQALDATAPLDALRQAGAHLDIVNGEATVAAWLAAATAQWARRWRIGN, encoded by the coding sequence ATGCCGCAACGCTACCGGGGGCGCTTTGCCCCCTCCCCCACCGGCCCGCTGCACCTGGGGTCGCTGGTCACCGCCCTGGCGAGCTGGCTCGACGCCCGCGCCCATGGCGGCGACTGGCTGGTGCGCATCGAGGACATCGACTATCCGCGCTGCGTGAAGGACGCCGACACCGGCATCCTGCGCACGCTGCACGCGCTGGCGCTACATCCCGACGAGCCGCCGGTCTGGCAGAGCCGCCGCGAATCGCTCTATGCCGATGCGCTGCGCCGGCTCGACGCCGCCGGCCAGCTCTACCCGTGCGGCTGCTCGCGCAAGGAAATCGCCGATTCGCTGGTGCACGTGCGCCAGCGCCACCAGACGCTGGGCTATCCCGGCACCTGCCGCAACGGGCTGCACGGCAAGCTGCCGCGCGCTTGGCGCGTGCGCGTGCCGGACGGCCCGGCGGCCATCCTCTGCTTCGACGACCGCTGGCAGGGCCGCCAGTGCCAGGACCTGGAAACGGAACTCGGGGATTTCGTGCTGCGCCGGGCCGACGGGCTGTGGGCCTACCAGCTTGCCGTGGTGGTCGACGATGCCGCCCAGGGCATCACGCACATCGTGCGCGGCGCCGACCTGCTCGATTCCACGCCGCGCCAGATCCACCTGCAGCACCTGCTGGGCATGCCGACGCCGTCGTACCTGCATGTGCCGGTGGTGGTCAACGCCGATGGCGAAAAGCTGAGCAAGCAGAGCGGCGCGCAGGCGCTGGACGCCACCGCGCCGCTGGACGCGCTGCGGCAGGCGGGCGCCCATCTGGACATCGTGAACGGGGAAGCGACGGTCGCCGCCTGGCTGGCAGCGGCCACGGCGCAATGGGCGCGCCGTTGGCGGATCGGCAACTGA
- a CDS encoding LysR family transcriptional regulator: protein MPLSLESLEVLDAIERKGSFAAAAHEMGKVPSALTYVVRKLEEDLDVLLFDRRRHRAELTPAGRALLDEGRHLLHAADDLARRVKRLATGWEASLNIAVDDLINFRALLPVIQDFYAENTATRLRFSKEVLGGTWDALVSNRADMIIGGAYELPSTQGFQVRPLGTIPFVFAVAAHHPLATEEGPLTTIQIAKHRIVAVGDTSRNLPARTHGVLAGQDVLVVPTMRDKLEAQIRGLGCGWLPAPMAQPHIESGVLQVRETVEVRAPGTFKAAWRTNTRGKALQWWASKLEDPRLAQALLQQAPQQMESFE, encoded by the coding sequence ATGCCCCTGTCACTTGAATCCCTTGAAGTCCTGGACGCCATCGAGCGTAAAGGCAGTTTCGCCGCCGCCGCCCACGAGATGGGCAAGGTGCCCTCGGCCCTGACCTACGTCGTCCGCAAGCTGGAAGAAGATCTGGACGTGCTGCTGTTCGACCGCCGGCGCCACCGGGCCGAGCTGACGCCGGCCGGGCGCGCCCTGCTGGACGAGGGCCGCCACCTGCTGCACGCGGCCGACGACCTGGCGCGGCGCGTAAAGCGGCTGGCCACGGGCTGGGAGGCCAGCCTGAACATCGCCGTCGACGACCTGATCAACTTTCGCGCGCTGCTGCCGGTGATCCAGGACTTCTACGCCGAGAACACGGCCACCCGGCTGCGTTTTTCGAAGGAAGTGCTCGGCGGCACCTGGGACGCGCTGGTCAGCAACCGCGCCGACATGATCATCGGCGGCGCCTACGAACTGCCCAGCACCCAGGGCTTCCAGGTCCGGCCGCTTGGCACCATCCCGTTCGTGTTCGCGGTGGCCGCCCACCATCCGCTGGCCACCGAGGAAGGCCCGCTCACGACGATCCAGATCGCCAAGCACCGCATCGTGGCCGTGGGCGATACCTCGCGCAACCTGCCCGCGCGCACCCATGGCGTGCTGGCCGGCCAGGACGTGCTGGTGGTGCCGACCATGCGCGACAAGCTCGAAGCCCAGATCCGCGGCCTGGGCTGCGGCTGGCTGCCGGCCCCGATGGCGCAGCCCCATATCGAAAGCGGCGTGCTGCAGGTGCGCGAGACCGTGGAAGTGCGCGCGCCGGGCACGTTCAAGGCCGCCTGGCGCACCAACACGCGCGGCAAGGCGCTGCAGTGGTGGGCCAGCAAGCTTGAAGACCCGCGCCTGGCGCAGGCGTTGCTGCAGCAGGCGCCGCAGCAGATGGAGTCGTTCGAGTAA
- a CDS encoding pirin family protein, with protein MIEIRKSEERGYADHGWLKSYHSFSFADYYDPRHIQFGPLRVINEDRVAPGMGFGTHGHRDMEIISYVLDGELAHKDSIGNGSVIRPGDVQRMSAGTGVRHSEYNHAANDTTHFLQIWIVPDRQNLEPGYEEKRFDAEDKRGRLRLVGSADGAEGSVVIHQDVRLYAGLFDGDEAATLALQPGRQAYVHVARGRISVNGQPLETGDAAKLSGVDAIALDRGADAEVLVFDLPA; from the coding sequence ATGATTGAAATCCGTAAGTCTGAAGAGCGCGGTTATGCGGACCATGGCTGGCTCAAGTCGTACCACAGCTTCTCGTTCGCCGATTACTACGACCCGCGCCACATCCAGTTTGGCCCGCTGCGTGTGATCAATGAGGACCGTGTGGCGCCCGGCATGGGCTTCGGCACGCACGGCCACCGTGACATGGAGATCATCAGCTACGTGCTGGACGGCGAACTGGCGCACAAGGACAGCATCGGCAACGGCAGCGTGATCCGTCCCGGCGACGTCCAGCGCATGAGCGCCGGCACCGGCGTGCGGCACTCGGAATACAACCACGCCGCCAACGATACGACGCACTTCCTGCAGATCTGGATCGTGCCGGATCGCCAGAACTTGGAGCCCGGCTACGAGGAAAAGCGCTTCGATGCCGAGGACAAGCGCGGCCGGCTGCGCCTGGTGGGCAGCGCCGACGGCGCCGAGGGCTCGGTGGTGATCCATCAGGACGTGCGGCTCTACGCCGGCCTGTTCGATGGCGACGAGGCCGCCACGCTGGCCCTGCAGCCGGGCCGCCAGGCCTACGTCCACGTGGCCCGGGGCCGGATCTCGGTCAACGGCCAGCCGCTGGAGACCGGCGACGCGGCCAAGCTGTCCGGCGTGGATGCGATCGCGCTGGACCGGGGTGCCGACGCCGAGGTGCTGGTGTTCGACCTGCCGGCCTGA
- a CDS encoding CobD/CbiB family protein — protein MTFVSILLALIAEQFRALGRNNPIYDIVRVLGDRAEHAFDTGRPRDAALAWLTVVLPLTLAAVVVHYLLASISVALTLVWNVLLLYLTLGFRQFSHYFTDIHEALNRDDLHTARTLLHEWTGLDTVEMPVSEIVRHTLEAAIVAVHRHVFGVFFWFLVPIGPGGVVLYRTAEFLNRQWNLPSNERSPALGRFAARAFYVLDWIPSRLTAIGFAIVGNFEDAVYAWRNHARKWDDAVNGILLASGGGALGVRLGQPLAEEDSSVMLRTSLAGVDYAPGMGEAEPVPPEFGADPGIRTLQSAVGLVWRAVILWMLLLAMISLALWVG, from the coding sequence ATGACCTTCGTATCCATTCTTCTGGCGCTGATTGCCGAGCAGTTCCGTGCGCTCGGCCGGAACAATCCCATCTACGACATCGTGCGTGTGCTGGGTGACCGGGCCGAGCATGCCTTCGACACCGGCCGGCCGCGCGATGCCGCGCTGGCCTGGCTGACCGTGGTGCTGCCGCTCACGCTGGCCGCCGTGGTCGTCCACTACCTGCTGGCGTCGATCAGCGTCGCGCTGACGCTGGTCTGGAACGTCCTGCTGCTCTACCTGACGCTGGGCTTCCGCCAGTTCAGCCACTATTTCACCGACATCCACGAGGCGCTGAACCGCGACGACCTGCACACCGCGCGCACGCTGCTGCACGAGTGGACCGGGCTGGACACGGTGGAGATGCCGGTCAGCGAGATCGTCCGCCATACGCTGGAAGCCGCCATCGTGGCCGTGCACCGGCACGTTTTCGGCGTGTTCTTCTGGTTCCTGGTGCCGATCGGCCCCGGCGGCGTGGTGCTCTACCGGACCGCCGAATTCCTGAATCGCCAGTGGAACCTGCCGTCCAACGAGCGCAGCCCGGCGCTGGGCCGGTTTGCCGCCCGGGCGTTCTACGTGCTGGACTGGATTCCGTCGCGCCTGACCGCCATCGGGTTTGCCATCGTCGGCAACTTCGAGGATGCGGTCTACGCCTGGCGCAACCACGCGCGCAAGTGGGACGACGCCGTCAACGGCATCCTGCTCGCCAGTGGCGGCGGGGCGCTGGGCGTGCGGCTGGGCCAGCCGCTGGCCGAGGAGGATTCGAGCGTGATGCTGCGCACGAGCCTGGCCGGCGTGGACTACGCGCCGGGCATGGGCGAGGCCGAGCCGGTGCCGCCCGAATTCGGCGCGGACCCGGGCATCCGCACGCTGCAGTCGGCCGTCGGGCTGGTCTGGCGCGCGGTGATTCTCTGGATGCTGTTGCTGGCGATGATCTCGCTGGCGCTCTGGGTAGGCTGA
- a CDS encoding putative signal transducing protein produces the protein MKLLLRTPSLVHAAHCENVLRAAGIRAEVRNTWLAGAAGDIPLLESAPQVWIVDDGDEPAAWAALNAAANPSPGPRWQCRRCGEWHEAQFAACWQCGASAE, from the coding sequence ATGAAACTGCTGCTGAGGACGCCTTCGCTGGTCCACGCCGCGCATTGCGAGAATGTGCTGCGCGCGGCCGGCATCCGCGCCGAGGTGCGCAACACCTGGCTGGCGGGCGCGGCGGGCGACATCCCGCTGCTGGAAAGCGCGCCGCAGGTGTGGATCGTCGACGATGGGGATGAGCCGGCGGCGTGGGCCGCGCTGAACGCGGCGGCCAATCCGTCGCCGGGGCCGCGCTGGCAGTGCCGCCGCTGCGGAGAATGGCACGAGGCCCAGTTCGCGGCCTGCTGGCAATGCGGCGCCAGCGCCGAATGA
- the rsgA gene encoding ribosome small subunit-dependent GTPase A, giving the protein MTRSARHHNAGKGAGKGPGADAESALIVAAHGRHYVVERADGSHLHAFPRGKKSDAAVGDHVRIELAAVDQGVITAIDPRKNLLYRSDQFKSKLLAANIDQVIIVLATEPSFSEDLLGRALVSAEALEIRPLVILNKTDLTDRLDDARRRLRLYQDLGYDTLELSVHGRPDEALAALQPRTAGVSSILIGQSGMGKSSLLNLLIPGVEAQTREISAKLDSGKHTTTFTRLYHLPDTWAVVDGRPGYLIDSPGFQEFGLHHLSEGMLERAFPEFRQRLTECRFYNCHHINEPGCGVLTAIDGGTISPRRHQLYTQLLHESRQQKPW; this is encoded by the coding sequence ATGACCCGCAGCGCGCGCCACCACAACGCCGGCAAGGGTGCCGGCAAGGGCCCCGGGGCCGATGCCGAATCCGCACTGATCGTCGCCGCGCACGGCCGCCACTACGTGGTGGAGCGCGCCGACGGCTCGCACCTGCATGCGTTCCCGCGCGGCAAGAAGAGCGACGCCGCCGTGGGCGACCACGTCCGCATCGAGTTGGCCGCCGTGGACCAGGGCGTGATCACCGCCATCGACCCGCGCAAGAACCTGCTGTACCGGTCCGATCAGTTCAAGTCCAAGCTGCTGGCGGCCAATATCGACCAGGTCATCATCGTGCTGGCCACCGAGCCGAGCTTCTCGGAAGACCTGCTCGGCCGGGCGCTGGTGTCGGCCGAGGCGCTGGAGATCCGCCCGCTGGTGATCCTGAACAAGACCGACCTGACCGACCGCCTGGACGACGCGCGCCGCCGGCTACGGCTGTACCAGGACCTTGGCTACGACACGCTGGAGCTGTCCGTGCACGGCCGCCCCGACGAGGCGCTGGCGGCGCTGCAGCCGCGCACGGCCGGGGTGTCGAGCATCCTGATCGGCCAGTCGGGCATGGGCAAGTCGTCGCTGCTGAACCTGCTGATCCCCGGCGTGGAGGCGCAGACGCGCGAGATTTCGGCCAAGCTGGATTCGGGCAAGCACACCACCACGTTCACGCGGCTCTACCACCTGCCCGACACCTGGGCGGTGGTCGACGGCCGGCCTGGCTACCTGATCGATTCGCCGGGCTTCCAGGAATTCGGCCTGCACCACCTGAGCGAAGGCATGCTGGAGCGCGCGTTTCCGGAGTTCCGGCAGCGCCTGACCGAATGCCGTTTCTATAACTGCCACCATATCAACGAGCCCGGCTGCGGCGTGCTGACGGCCATCGACGGCGGCACGATCTCGCCGCGCCGCCATCAGCTCTACACCCAGTTGCTGCACGAGTCGCGGCAGCAGAAGCCGTGGTAA
- a CDS encoding M48 family metallopeptidase: MFTLIFLAALVIMVVTKLWLASRQIRHVARHRNAVPARFADTIALSAHQKAADYTIARTRLSMIEVLTGAAVLIGFTMLGGLHALNQFWLHVFDGGGYFYGVALIASVAVIGGLFDLPFSLYGQFVIEQRFGFNKMTFGLWLADLAKMALVACVLGLPLLLAVLWLMDRAGTYWWLYTWLLWVAFSLLLQVIVPTFIAPLFNKFEPLADDSLRERIEALLRKCGFASKGLFVMDGSRRSAHGNAYFTGFGAAKRIVFFDTLLARLDGEEVEAVLAHELGHFKRRHVAKMIAVTFALSLVFLALLGWLATREWFYTGLGVLPNFGASNHALALVLFFLALPVFTFILGPLASQSSRRHEFEADEFAAHQTNAGHLVSALVKLYKDNASTLTPDPLYSAFYYSHPPAAQRIDRLLAHA; this comes from the coding sequence ATGTTCACGCTGATCTTTCTTGCCGCCCTGGTCATCATGGTTGTGACCAAACTCTGGCTCGCCTCGCGCCAGATCCGCCATGTGGCGCGCCATCGCAACGCCGTGCCGGCGCGCTTTGCCGACACCATCGCGCTGTCCGCACACCAGAAGGCGGCCGACTACACCATCGCCCGCACCCGCCTGTCGATGATCGAGGTGCTGACCGGCGCGGCCGTGCTGATCGGCTTCACGATGCTCGGCGGCCTGCACGCGCTGAACCAGTTCTGGCTGCACGTGTTCGACGGCGGCGGCTACTTCTACGGCGTGGCGCTGATCGCCAGCGTGGCCGTGATCGGCGGGCTGTTCGACCTGCCGTTCTCGCTCTACGGCCAGTTTGTGATCGAGCAGCGCTTTGGCTTCAACAAGATGACGTTCGGGCTCTGGCTGGCCGACCTGGCCAAGATGGCGCTGGTGGCCTGCGTGCTGGGCCTGCCGCTGCTGCTGGCCGTGCTGTGGCTGATGGACCGGGCCGGCACCTACTGGTGGCTCTACACGTGGCTGCTCTGGGTGGCGTTCAGCCTGCTGCTGCAGGTGATCGTGCCCACGTTCATCGCGCCGCTGTTCAACAAGTTCGAGCCGCTGGCCGACGACAGCCTGCGCGAGCGCATCGAGGCGCTGCTGCGCAAGTGCGGCTTTGCCAGCAAGGGCCTGTTCGTGATGGATGGCAGCCGCCGCAGCGCGCACGGCAACGCCTATTTCACCGGCTTTGGCGCGGCCAAGCGGATCGTCTTCTTCGATACGCTGCTGGCCCGGCTGGACGGCGAGGAGGTGGAAGCGGTGCTGGCCCACGAACTGGGCCACTTCAAGCGCCGCCACGTGGCCAAGATGATCGCGGTGACGTTTGCGCTGTCGCTGGTGTTCCTGGCCCTGCTGGGCTGGCTGGCCACGCGCGAGTGGTTCTACACGGGGCTGGGCGTGCTGCCCAATTTCGGCGCCAGCAACCACGCGCTGGCCCTGGTGCTGTTCTTCCTGGCGTTGCCGGTGTTCACGTTCATCCTGGGGCCGCTGGCGAGCCAGTCGTCGCGCCGCCACGAGTTCGAGGCCGACGAGTTCGCCGCGCACCAGACCAACGCCGGGCACCTGGTGTCCGCGCTGGTCAAGCTGTACAAGGACAATGCGTCCACGCTGACGCCCGACCCGCTCTACAGCGCGTTCTACTACTCGCATCCGCCCGCCGCCCAGCGGATCGACCGCCTGCTGGCGCACGCATGA